Proteins encoded within one genomic window of Aerococcus viridans:
- a CDS encoding DUF1189 family protein: MRTEKSECMKESNILVILYDALLNYPKIIRVISYSFKRMLVYALLIAGISAIPTFFDTLKVFDLLETNATSIVNQIPDYQVTDGKIATSDDQSAFIFETDLMTYAFDPNDEIANQEVTTSQNNLITVENNSDNLTLSFMGQPIAFTYTQLGDAANSDGVKGIIQSMTSLTWAYYPIIFIIVALSSLLNLMLAGLMIALVIGMLPDSTRLRLTFKMRFSLALASLTMPLMVITIFNLFGFYVVYQLEIMYIFALIRLWRLLKKVQVIKIQK, translated from the coding sequence ATGAGAACAGAAAAGAGCGAATGTATGAAAGAAAGCAATATCCTCGTCATCTTATACGATGCCCTATTGAATTATCCAAAAATTATCCGTGTCATTTCCTATAGTTTTAAAAGAATGTTGGTCTATGCCCTATTAATTGCAGGTATATCAGCAATTCCGACCTTCTTCGACACCTTGAAAGTATTTGATTTACTAGAAACCAACGCAACATCAATCGTTAATCAAATCCCTGACTATCAAGTCACAGATGGCAAGATAGCCACCAGCGATGACCAATCGGCCTTCATTTTTGAAACTGACCTGATGACCTATGCCTTTGATCCAAATGATGAAATCGCCAATCAAGAAGTGACGACTAGTCAAAACAATCTGATTACTGTTGAAAACAACTCAGATAACCTAACTTTATCATTCATGGGCCAACCGATTGCCTTCACCTACACACAATTAGGTGACGCTGCCAATAGCGATGGCGTCAAAGGCATTATCCAGTCAATGACTAGCCTAACTTGGGCCTACTACCCGATTATCTTCATCATTGTGGCCCTATCAAGCCTATTAAATCTAATGCTAGCTGGCCTGATGATTGCCCTAGTAATTGGTATGCTACCTGATTCAACTCGGTTAAGACTAACCTTTAAAATGCGGTTTTCTTTAGCCCTTGCGTCATTAACCATGCCACTAATGGTCATTACCATCTTTAACCTATTTGGCTTCTATGTTGTCTATCAGTTGGAAATTATGTATATCTTCGCCTTGATTCGTTTATGGCGACTATTAAAAAAAGTACAAGTTATCAAAATACAAAAATAA
- a CDS encoding 5-formyltetrahydrofolate cyclo-ligase: MIEETKTILDKKDIRNRTLKYWEALPEGDRIALQADIYAQLFTNEAFIQADTITTTIAHPGEIDTKPIIDYALTIGKKIYVPKTYPNRQMAFAKYQGMDALEKTKFGIYEPTADADFIDKEAIDLVLVPGLFFRPDGYRVGHGGGFYDIFLADYPGNKIALALPGMVSDKVTFEIDDFDIPVDQIIVGEI, encoded by the coding sequence TTGATAGAAGAGACGAAAACAATTTTAGACAAGAAGGACATTCGCAACCGGACTCTTAAATATTGGGAGGCTTTACCAGAGGGTGATCGAATTGCTTTGCAAGCAGATATTTATGCCCAATTATTTACCAATGAAGCCTTTATTCAAGCCGATACCATTACCACAACCATTGCCCATCCAGGCGAAATTGATACGAAACCCATTATTGATTACGCCTTAACCATTGGCAAAAAGATATATGTGCCTAAAACCTATCCCAATCGTCAAATGGCATTTGCTAAGTATCAAGGGATGGATGCCTTGGAGAAGACGAAATTCGGTATTTACGAACCAACAGCAGACGCTGATTTTATCGATAAAGAGGCCATTGACTTGGTGCTTGTACCAGGTTTGTTTTTTAGACCAGATGGTTACCGTGTAGGCCATGGTGGTGGTTTTTACGATATTTTCCTAGCGGATTACCCAGGAAACAAGATTGCCTTAGCTCTTCCAGGCATGGTCTCTGATAAAGTGACCTTTGAAATTGATGATTTTGATATTCCAGTGGACCAAATTATTGTTGGGGAAATATAA
- a CDS encoding rhomboid family intramembrane serine protease, whose product MFTRKPFVTYTLLGIQIILFIMMEFMGSSESSATLLLFGAKFNPLIAAGEYWRLITPMFLHIGIVHLLINSITLYYLGSMVENIAGHWRYLVIYLASGLMGNLFSYQFSENISAGASTALFGLFAVFLALKNLFPRNRHIQSIGSQYLTLVGINLVFGMMGSGIDIWGHVGGLVGGFLVTMALIRGEGPDQRLTQRIGSAATFVVIAGFILINHGIFNTLIGG is encoded by the coding sequence ATGTTTACGAGAAAACCTTTTGTGACGTATACCTTGCTAGGTATTCAAATTATTTTATTTATTATGATGGAATTTATGGGCAGTTCCGAAAGTTCTGCCACCTTATTATTATTTGGGGCTAAATTTAATCCTTTAATTGCTGCAGGAGAGTATTGGCGATTAATTACCCCCATGTTCTTGCATATTGGCATTGTTCATTTATTGATTAATTCTATTACCCTGTATTATTTAGGTAGTATGGTTGAAAATATTGCAGGCCACTGGCGCTATTTGGTGATTTACCTGGCTTCTGGCTTGATGGGGAACTTGTTCTCTTACCAATTTTCTGAAAATATCTCAGCTGGGGCATCGACTGCCTTGTTTGGTTTGTTTGCTGTTTTCCTAGCGCTTAAAAATCTCTTCCCGAGAAATCGCCATATCCAAAGCATTGGTTCGCAATATTTAACCCTTGTGGGGATTAACTTGGTCTTTGGTATGATGGGTTCAGGGATTGATATTTGGGGCCATGTGGGCGGATTAGTAGGTGGTTTCTTAGTGACCATGGCGCTAATTCGCGGGGAAGGGCCAGATCAACGGTTGACGCAACGTATTGGTTCAGCTGCTACCTTTGTAGTGATTGCTGGATTTATTTTGATCAACCACGGCATTTTCAATACTTTAATAGGTGGTTAG
- the rpmG gene encoding 50S ribosomal protein L33 produces the protein MRVNIILENTELKGERVYLTEKNRRNNPDRLELKKYSPKLRKVCVFKEVK, from the coding sequence ATGCGTGTGAACATTATTTTAGAAAACACTGAATTAAAAGGCGAACGTGTTTACTTAACAGAGAAAAACCGTCGTAACAATCCAGACCGTTTAGAATTAAAAAAATATAGTCCAAAATTACGTAAAGTTTGTGTCTTCAAAGAGGTAAAATAA
- a CDS encoding YfhO family protein, whose translation MTQYIKTIQQKCQKHPLKASMIGLFLAVFILMGLFFIFGLKIFPFGNGTIMTVDLGQQYIDFYQYYRDIFQGNWDQIFYSFSKATGGEMVGTWSYYLMSPYLIFLLFFPQSWLSFAVALIVILKLATAASAFQFMLGRFYNEVTWQSLTFSFAYAFIGYLSANQLNVMWLDGVIFLPFLIWGLEKVMRGQSGWTYVGWLALILISNYYIGYMICLFLILFFCYRMVAHGRADLHGQDQMERFNQDLAPTAQYQASYFTSLKTYFIQTFGKFAGWSLAGGGLAAFILMPTFYALSTSKGQQSSPELELTTDYPLYDIVSKFILGAFNFDQMPEGLPNIFVGSLALIMAILYFFNKKIPWQERLVAGGLTTALLLSMNISGLNLIWHGFQYPIWYPYRFSFVFSFFLLFIGYQLYRQKTVLSIKSAIALLIPFAIAYGYLLYKIEEFDYISVTTVLVSFVLFVGVTALLMMAVDFDRLIYILLLFITMSEVFANSVITISSISYLKHDDFADYIAEIKPEIAAYAPGENEFYRMTKTFQRTKNDAMQLGYYDLNHFNSTMERNTTQLFKQLGQPMSDGFTNYTTGTLLTDALFGVQYYFDVTPFEDDQGALKNRVMSTRADLSGYPITEVTDQLIIHENPNALSLAYMVSQDIQDVAIDDVNPVYLQDELLNVLSGKGTTEGIDLSQFEIANFASVDLFHVDSQDASVVNTAYTRDDTGEDSFIDIHINVKTNQAYYITVPSFLNDEEVKYYLDGEPLDYDSSYQSIQLFNIANDEQGAEKVFTIQLLDDDTTLADINLYTLDQEKVSTMAEDLKQNQLALTDFSNGAFSGTVTVDDPSEYLMVTVPYAEGWHAKVNGQEVNTLPLLNGGFMGLQFQEAGDYEVTFYYIPQGLILGVAITIATGLILVCVYVFNKKKVKTK comes from the coding sequence ATGACGCAATACATAAAAACGATTCAACAGAAATGTCAGAAACACCCACTCAAAGCTTCAATGATTGGCTTGTTTCTAGCAGTCTTTATCCTGATGGGACTCTTCTTTATCTTTGGCCTAAAAATATTTCCATTCGGCAATGGCACCATCATGACTGTCGACCTAGGCCAACAATATATCGATTTCTATCAATACTACCGAGACATCTTCCAAGGTAATTGGGATCAGATTTTCTATTCCTTCTCAAAAGCCACCGGAGGCGAAATGGTCGGGACCTGGTCTTACTACCTCATGTCCCCCTACTTAATTTTCTTGCTATTTTTCCCGCAATCCTGGCTTTCCTTTGCCGTCGCCTTGATTGTCATACTCAAACTCGCCACCGCAGCATCCGCCTTCCAGTTCATGTTAGGTCGGTTCTATAACGAAGTGACTTGGCAATCACTCACATTTTCATTCGCCTACGCCTTCATCGGCTACCTGTCCGCCAACCAACTAAACGTCATGTGGCTAGACGGTGTCATCTTCCTTCCCTTTCTCATTTGGGGTTTAGAAAAGGTCATGCGCGGTCAATCTGGCTGGACCTATGTAGGCTGGCTAGCCCTTATCCTAATCTCGAATTACTATATCGGCTACATGATTTGTTTATTCTTAATCCTATTTTTCTGCTACCGGATGGTCGCTCATGGACGAGCTGACTTACACGGTCAAGACCAGATGGAAAGATTCAACCAGGACTTGGCGCCAACCGCGCAATATCAAGCAAGCTACTTTACCAGTTTGAAAACCTATTTCATACAAACATTTGGTAAATTTGCCGGTTGGTCACTCGCAGGTGGTGGTTTAGCTGCCTTTATTTTAATGCCGACATTCTATGCATTATCAACCAGTAAAGGGCAACAATCGTCACCCGAACTGGAATTGACCACCGATTATCCTTTATACGATATTGTGTCAAAATTCATCCTAGGGGCCTTTAACTTTGACCAAATGCCAGAAGGATTGCCCAATATTTTCGTAGGAAGTCTAGCGCTTATCATGGCCATCCTTTACTTTTTCAATAAGAAGATTCCTTGGCAAGAACGATTAGTCGCCGGTGGATTGACGACGGCCCTATTATTATCCATGAACATTTCAGGGCTAAACTTGATTTGGCACGGGTTCCAATACCCAATCTGGTACCCGTACCGTTTTTCATTCGTCTTTTCATTCTTTCTATTATTTATCGGCTACCAGCTCTACCGACAAAAAACTGTCTTATCCATTAAAAGTGCAATAGCTTTGCTGATACCTTTTGCTATTGCCTATGGTTACCTACTCTATAAGATTGAAGAATTCGACTATATTTCAGTCACAACCGTCCTAGTCTCCTTCGTCTTATTCGTTGGGGTCACTGCCCTACTGATGATGGCTGTTGACTTCGACCGGTTGATTTACATCCTCCTATTGTTCATCACCATGAGTGAAGTGTTTGCTAACTCAGTGATCACTATTTCCTCTATTTCTTACTTGAAACACGATGACTTTGCGGATTATATCGCTGAAATCAAACCAGAAATCGCAGCCTATGCGCCCGGAGAAAACGAATTCTACCGGATGACCAAGACCTTCCAGCGGACAAAAAATGATGCCATGCAGCTGGGTTACTATGACTTGAACCATTTCAACTCAACAATGGAACGAAACACCACCCAATTGTTCAAGCAATTAGGGCAACCTATGTCAGACGGCTTTACCAACTATACAACAGGGACTCTACTGACAGACGCCCTATTTGGTGTCCAATATTACTTTGACGTCACACCGTTTGAAGATGATCAAGGCGCCTTAAAAAACCGGGTCATGTCAACAAGAGCTGACTTGAGTGGATACCCTATCACAGAAGTCACAGACCAATTAATCATCCATGAAAATCCCAATGCCTTGTCGCTTGCCTATATGGTCAGCCAAGATATCCAAGATGTCGCCATTGATGACGTCAACCCAGTTTACCTGCAAGATGAATTGTTGAATGTCTTGAGCGGAAAGGGCACAACAGAAGGCATTGACCTTTCACAATTTGAGATTGCCAACTTTGCCAGCGTGGACCTTTTCCATGTTGATTCACAAGACGCTTCAGTGGTAAATACAGCTTATACCCGTGATGACACCGGAGAAGATTCATTTATTGATATCCATATCAATGTGAAAACCAACCAAGCTTATTACATTACTGTCCCTTCATTCTTGAACGATGAAGAAGTCAAATATTACTTAGACGGCGAGCCATTGGACTACGATTCTTCCTACCAGTCGATACAATTATTTAATATTGCCAACGACGAACAAGGCGCAGAGAAAGTATTTACCATCCAATTGCTAGATGACGACACAACCCTAGCGGATATCAACCTCTATACCCTTGACCAGGAAAAAGTTTCCACCATGGCAGAAGACTTGAAGCAAAATCAGTTGGCACTAACTGACTTCTCAAATGGGGCTTTCTCAGGCACCGTTACTGTAGACGATCCAAGTGAATACTTGATGGTTACTGTCCCATATGCAGAAGGCTGGCACGCCAAAGTCAACGGCCAAGAAGTCAATACCCTGCCCCTATTAAACGGTGGTTTTATGGGTCTCCAATTCCAAGAAGCCGGTGATTATGAAGTCACCTTCTACTACATCCCACAAGGCTTGATATTAGGTGTCGCCATTACAATCGCAACCGGATTAATTCTAGTTTGTGTATATGTCTTCAACAAGAAAAAAGTGAAAACGAAATAA
- a CDS encoding DEAD/DEAH box helicase has product MSFTQFNLKPFINDALADLNFYEPSPIQATVIPVIQSGRDVIAQSQTGSGKTHAFLLPLLNKITAENHTQLVITAPSRELAEQLYQAGRQILSFSDEDLHIERAFGGTDTVKQANRLENAVPQVVVATPGRLLDLINNQLISVHQVTDFVVDEADMTLDLGFLNEVDQIAGRMPKSLNMYVFSATIPDKLKPFLRKYLSNPEWITIEARHKISDTIDNYLVPVKGRDRKALLFDTLTIGQPYLALIFANTKETVQELYKYLKSQGLNVGQIHGDLPARERRRVMKQVQNLDFQYVVATDLAARGIDIDGVSHVINYEVPNELEFFIHRVGRTGRQGKPGTAITFYIPDELKDIEWLENKGIIFENKDIKDHQLIDGKDHDARAARQKAPEVDHTVVGMIERNKRRKVKPGYKKKLSRQISKHNKDNRMADQRKKRRDQRRKNKEDNQVDF; this is encoded by the coding sequence ATGTCTTTTACACAATTTAATTTAAAACCATTTATCAACGACGCACTCGCAGATTTAAATTTCTATGAGCCGTCTCCAATTCAAGCAACAGTTATTCCAGTGATTCAATCAGGCCGCGATGTCATTGCCCAAAGCCAAACAGGATCAGGAAAAACGCACGCCTTCTTATTACCACTTTTAAATAAGATTACAGCTGAAAACCACACGCAGTTGGTTATTACAGCACCTAGTCGTGAACTTGCGGAGCAGTTATACCAAGCTGGCCGTCAAATCTTGTCATTTTCAGATGAAGATTTACATATCGAGCGCGCTTTTGGTGGGACAGATACTGTTAAACAAGCCAACCGTTTAGAAAATGCCGTACCACAAGTCGTTGTTGCGACACCAGGACGTCTATTAGACTTGATTAACAACCAATTGATTTCTGTACACCAAGTAACAGATTTCGTTGTCGATGAAGCAGACATGACCCTTGATTTAGGTTTCTTAAATGAAGTTGACCAAATTGCAGGCCGTATGCCAAAATCATTGAACATGTACGTTTTCTCTGCAACTATTCCGGACAAATTGAAACCATTCTTGAGAAAATATCTAAGCAATCCTGAATGGATAACAATAGAAGCCCGTCACAAAATTTCAGATACCATTGATAACTACTTGGTACCTGTTAAAGGGCGCGACCGTAAAGCATTGTTATTCGATACCTTAACAATTGGTCAACCTTATTTAGCTTTAATCTTCGCCAACACCAAGGAAACTGTACAAGAATTGTACAAATACTTGAAATCTCAAGGCTTAAATGTCGGTCAAATTCATGGTGATTTACCAGCTCGCGAACGTCGCCGTGTAATGAAACAAGTACAAAACTTGGACTTCCAATACGTGGTGGCAACTGACTTAGCTGCTCGTGGGATCGATATTGATGGTGTGTCTCACGTAATCAACTACGAAGTACCGAATGAATTAGAATTCTTCATCCACCGTGTAGGCCGTACTGGTCGTCAAGGTAAACCAGGTACTGCCATTACCTTCTATATTCCGGATGAATTAAAAGATATTGAATGGTTGGAGAACAAAGGGATCATCTTTGAAAATAAAGATATCAAAGACCATCAATTAATCGACGGTAAAGACCACGATGCCCGTGCTGCCCGTCAAAAAGCACCTGAAGTTGACCATACTGTAGTTGGGATGATTGAACGAAACAAACGTCGTAAAGTCAAACCAGGTTACAAGAAAAAATTAAGCCGTCAAATTTCTAAACATAACAAAGACAACCGCATGGCTGACCAACGTAAAAAACGTCGTGACCAACGTCGTAAAAACAAAGAAGACAACCAAGTGGATTTCTAA
- the zwf gene encoding glucose-6-phosphate dehydrogenase, giving the protein MTNKQVGGLIVMFGAAGDLARRKLYPSLFRLYQRQLLSENFALLGNSRREWTDDYFRDIVLDSISDQEADEETINNFIKHFFYTSHDATQADDYEHLNNEMARLRNEFNTGEKNLYYLSTSPALFPEITQGLKDAEIVTDGGTHRVILEKPFGTDLSSAKELNDALAISFDEKDIYRIDHYLGKEMVQNILATRFFNPAVEALLNQEFVSNIQITLAEDMPVGSRGGYYDKSGAIRDMLQNHILQVATLLGMDLPASPDQDDVHANKLAFLKQIDSLTADQTAKQTIRAQYLASEDGEFINYLEENEVAPDSVTETYLAGYFQVNNDRWGQVPFYFKTGKALDDKRTTVEIILKDAGDKTDIDKGCNPSQSRITFNIQPETGLAFNLNQKLPGEELLPTLVSIHSNVDELNAAYVPDAYEKLIYDALIGDQTNFSTWDELAEQWRIVDSIIANWKNAGTKTLPTYVGKTRGPKEADELLRQNGHVWVK; this is encoded by the coding sequence ATGACTAACAAACAAGTTGGTGGGCTTATCGTTATGTTTGGTGCAGCGGGAGATTTAGCGCGCCGTAAACTATACCCATCTTTATTCCGCTTATATCAGCGTCAATTATTATCTGAAAACTTTGCTTTGCTAGGAAACTCTAGACGTGAATGGACTGACGATTATTTCCGTGATATCGTCTTAGATTCAATTTCTGACCAAGAAGCAGACGAAGAAACAATCAACAACTTTATCAAACATTTCTTCTACACATCTCATGACGCCACTCAAGCGGATGATTATGAGCATTTGAATAATGAAATGGCAAGATTAAGAAATGAATTTAATACTGGTGAGAAAAATTTATACTACCTATCGACTTCACCAGCCCTATTTCCTGAAATTACCCAGGGATTGAAAGATGCTGAGATTGTGACAGATGGCGGTACACACCGAGTCATCTTAGAAAAACCATTCGGTACTGACCTATCATCAGCCAAAGAATTAAATGATGCCTTAGCGATTTCTTTCGATGAAAAAGATATCTACCGTATTGACCACTATCTTGGTAAAGAAATGGTGCAAAATATCTTAGCGACACGTTTCTTTAACCCTGCAGTTGAAGCTTTATTAAACCAAGAATTCGTTTCAAATATTCAAATCACCTTAGCAGAAGACATGCCAGTTGGTAGCCGTGGTGGTTACTACGACAAATCAGGTGCTATTCGTGACATGCTGCAAAACCATATCCTACAAGTGGCGACATTACTTGGTATGGACCTACCCGCTTCACCTGACCAAGACGATGTACATGCCAATAAGTTAGCTTTCTTGAAACAAATCGATTCATTAACAGCAGACCAAACAGCTAAACAAACCATTCGTGCCCAATACCTTGCAAGTGAAGATGGTGAATTCATCAACTACTTAGAGGAAAATGAGGTCGCGCCTGATTCTGTGACTGAAACTTATTTAGCGGGCTATTTCCAAGTCAATAACGACCGTTGGGGCCAAGTACCCTTCTACTTCAAAACAGGTAAAGCCTTAGATGACAAACGGACAACTGTTGAAATTATCTTAAAAGATGCCGGTGATAAAACAGACATCGATAAAGGGTGTAACCCAAGTCAAAGTCGCATCACCTTCAACATCCAACCAGAAACCGGTTTAGCCTTTAACCTAAATCAAAAATTGCCTGGTGAGGAATTATTGCCAACACTGGTGTCTATTCATTCTAATGTAGACGAATTAAACGCTGCTTATGTACCAGATGCTTATGAAAAATTGATTTACGATGCCTTAATCGGTGACCAAACCAACTTCTCTACATGGGATGAATTGGCTGAACAGTGGCGAATTGTTGATTCAATCATTGCCAACTGGAAAAATGCAGGCACTAAAACCTTACCTACTTATGTTGGTAAAACACGTGGACCTAAGGAAGCGGATGAATTATTACGCCAAAATGGCCATGTTTGGGTAAAATAG
- a CDS encoding peptidoglycan D,D-transpeptidase FtsI family protein — protein sequence MDQGNQNKQPKQHEGAEEKLNKMGSDDQDQPKRRAPIWGSFLNRLNVMLIGIFVLFAILILRLSYLQLVQGDMFSDLVNATETTIVEESVPRGLIVDSEGELMVSNEALPAISYTRGQDTSGEDMARTAQNLAKYIAIDFEDVSDRDLQDYFVAANTDVINDRLTDDEAAAADDEIYAIQVSKVTDDDLNGLSDQDKEAAVIFAKMNAASSLSTVMIKNDGVTTEEMAVVAERSAELPGVNVTTDWKRTYPQDSLLRSLLGSVSSTEEGIPSDQRDFYLAKGYALNDRVGVSYIEEQYEADLRGSKTTYETEVSQDGEIINSEQTYAGEMGNTVQLTIDSEYQAELEAYATQYLEDATTEDNNSIYIVASDPDTGAIYALVGKKKNSDGEIVDDALGTINSVFVSGSVVKPATIAAGYGEGLLEVGSDNEITDEPLYFSGTPVKASWWLTSDNDSTPRILTDKQASAQSSNVYMIKLAMAMGGVNYYEPYMDLSELDTDAVYDTLRDYYAEFGLGVSTGIDLENESTGLIGADTGDPGNALDLSFGQFDTYSPIQLNQYISTIANGGTRYALHVLDKILAPTEDEETAGDGATVYEYQPTVLNELSITDEMLAEVQEGIWSVIHTSTGLGNAIFANFPIEVAGKSGTATVSDTLENSTWAGWAPYDDPEIAVSIVIPGTTPDVSVSAQAAAPNVLGLYYDIEEYQNKVADQLAENAEASAEEAEALEEAQ from the coding sequence TTGGATCAAGGTAATCAAAATAAACAACCGAAGCAACATGAGGGTGCTGAGGAAAAGTTGAATAAAATGGGTTCTGATGATCAAGACCAACCAAAAAGACGTGCACCAATATGGGGCTCCTTTTTAAACCGTTTGAACGTGATGCTGATAGGGATTTTTGTCCTGTTTGCAATACTTATTTTGCGTTTATCTTATTTGCAACTCGTTCAAGGGGATATGTTCTCTGATCTGGTGAATGCGACAGAAACAACTATTGTTGAGGAATCGGTCCCTCGTGGGTTGATTGTTGATTCTGAAGGCGAATTGATGGTGTCTAATGAGGCTTTACCAGCAATTTCTTATACACGTGGCCAGGACACTTCTGGTGAGGATATGGCCCGAACAGCGCAGAATCTAGCTAAATATATAGCTATAGATTTCGAGGATGTATCCGATCGTGACCTGCAGGATTATTTTGTAGCAGCCAATACAGATGTCATCAATGACCGGTTAACGGACGATGAGGCCGCTGCAGCGGATGATGAAATTTACGCCATCCAAGTGAGTAAAGTGACTGACGACGACTTGAATGGTCTAAGTGACCAAGATAAGGAAGCAGCAGTTATTTTTGCCAAAATGAATGCCGCCTCGTCACTCTCAACTGTCATGATTAAAAATGATGGGGTAACTACTGAAGAAATGGCCGTTGTGGCAGAGCGTTCAGCTGAGTTACCAGGTGTCAATGTGACAACCGATTGGAAACGGACTTACCCGCAAGATTCATTACTACGTTCATTGCTTGGGAGTGTATCTTCTACAGAAGAAGGGATTCCAAGCGACCAACGAGATTTCTACCTGGCTAAGGGTTATGCCCTAAATGATCGGGTAGGGGTGTCTTATATTGAAGAACAGTATGAAGCGGATTTACGTGGTTCAAAAACGACCTATGAAACAGAAGTGAGTCAAGACGGAGAAATTATCAACTCTGAACAGACTTATGCTGGAGAAATGGGGAATACGGTTCAGTTGACCATTGATTCTGAATACCAAGCGGAATTAGAAGCTTATGCAACTCAGTATTTAGAAGATGCGACAACTGAAGACAACAATTCTATCTATATTGTAGCGTCTGATCCTGATACGGGGGCTATTTACGCCTTAGTTGGTAAGAAGAAAAATTCAGATGGTGAAATTGTTGATGATGCCTTAGGTACGATTAATAGCGTCTTTGTATCCGGGTCTGTTGTAAAACCTGCAACGATTGCCGCTGGTTACGGAGAAGGCTTGCTTGAAGTTGGTTCAGACAATGAAATCACCGATGAACCCCTATACTTCTCCGGTACGCCAGTTAAAGCTTCTTGGTGGTTGACATCTGATAACGATTCAACGCCAAGAATCTTAACGGATAAACAAGCCTCAGCTCAATCTTCCAACGTCTACATGATTAAATTGGCCATGGCAATGGGTGGTGTAAACTACTACGAACCATACATGGACTTGTCAGAACTGGATACAGATGCCGTGTATGATACCTTACGTGACTACTATGCAGAATTTGGTTTAGGTGTATCGACTGGTATTGACTTGGAAAATGAATCAACTGGTCTAATCGGAGCCGATACTGGTGACCCAGGTAACGCACTTGACTTGTCTTTTGGTCAGTTTGATACCTACTCACCAATTCAATTAAACCAATATATCTCAACCATTGCGAATGGTGGTACCCGCTATGCTTTACATGTGCTAGATAAGATTTTGGCACCTACCGAAGACGAGGAGACTGCTGGCGATGGAGCAACGGTTTACGAATATCAACCAACTGTATTGAATGAATTGTCGATTACAGATGAAATGCTTGCGGAAGTGCAAGAGGGTATCTGGTCTGTTATCCATACTTCAACTGGTTTGGGGAACGCTATTTTTGCTAATTTCCCAATTGAAGTAGCGGGTAAATCAGGTACTGCGACAGTATCTGATACGCTTGAAAATTCAACTTGGGCCGGATGGGCACCGTATGATGATCCTGAAATTGCGGTTTCTATCGTTATCCCAGGAACAACACCTGATGTGTCTGTATCTGCCCAAGCTGCTGCACCAAATGTCTTAGGTTTATACTATGATATTGAAGAATATCAAAATAAAGTAGCTGACCAGTTGGCAGAAAACGCGGAAGCATCAGCAGAAGAGGCGGAAGCATTAGAAGAAGCACAATAA
- a CDS encoding superoxide dismutase — translation MAFELPELPYAYDALEPYFDEETMHLHHDKHHNTYVTNANAALAGTDLADKSAEEILSNFDAVPEDKKTAVRNNVGGHANHTLFWEQFAANAGGEPTGALKEAIDAKFGSFADFQEAFKTAATGRFGSGWAWLVLANGEVAITSTPNQDSPLMDGQTPLLGIDVWEHAYYLKYKNVRPDYIAAFWNIVNWDEVAKRFDAAK, via the coding sequence ATGGCTTTTGAATTACCAGAATTACCATACGCTTATGATGCATTAGAACCGTATTTCGACGAGGAAACAATGCACTTGCATCATGACAAACACCATAATACTTATGTAACAAATGCAAATGCAGCTTTAGCAGGTACTGATTTAGCAGACAAATCTGCTGAAGAAATCTTATCTAACTTTGACGCTGTACCTGAAGATAAAAAAACTGCTGTTCGCAACAATGTTGGTGGACACGCAAACCACACATTATTCTGGGAACAATTCGCAGCAAATGCCGGCGGTGAACCTACAGGCGCTTTGAAAGAAGCTATCGACGCTAAGTTCGGTTCATTTGCAGACTTCCAAGAAGCATTCAAAACTGCAGCAACTGGTCGTTTCGGATCTGGTTGGGCTTGGCTAGTTTTAGCTAACGGTGAAGTGGCAATCACTTCTACACCAAACCAAGACTCACCATTAATGGATGGTCAAACACCATTATTAGGTATTGATGTTTGGGAACATGCCTACTACTTGAAATATAAAAACGTTCGTCCTGACTACATTGCAGCATTCTGGAACATTGTAAACTGGGATGAAGTTGCAAAACGTTTTGACGCAGCAAAATAA